A single Crateriforma conspicua DNA region contains:
- a CDS encoding sodium-dependent transporter, with translation MSSSSADPDATTSPPRRRRKEQWGSRLGVIMAVAGSAVGLGNFLRFPGQAAQNGGGAFMLPYFISLLILGIPLCWTEWTMGRFGGTRGFHSAPGIFCVLCRTPKARYLSVFALLIPLVIYMYYIVIEAWCLAYAWNYATGDLMLGKDSAAYESFFSDFVGIGEDGHAFGGGGSPLLLFIAITFVLNFILIYRGVAKGIETFCKFAIPLMVVCALCVLARVLTLPSDQVNDGLGFMWNPKPEALTDPKTWLAASGQIFFSLSVGFGVIINYSSYLTKKDDVVLSGLTACSMNEFFEVCLGGLITLPAAFIFLGVSVASFGTFGLGFNALPNVFAQMYAGQLFGFLWFFMLFLAAVTSSLSMLQPFIAFLEEGFDLERHASATLLGIIALAGSLFVVYFSAGLKALDTFDFWVGTFLIFVLAMIQAVVYGWVFGIDRGEHEAHIGAHMRIPRFVQLLLKYVVPVYLGVIFVAFFFQNVLDRKDPETGEVIQGYFSTIIQDRVALMSVIFLLGVTALLLVLIHLAGARWLQSGRLQRALADEASTVADQPKGTS, from the coding sequence GTGTCCTCGTCCTCTGCTGACCCAGATGCCACCACGTCGCCGCCGCGCCGGCGTCGCAAGGAACAATGGGGATCACGGCTGGGTGTGATCATGGCGGTCGCCGGATCGGCGGTCGGACTGGGCAACTTTCTGCGGTTCCCCGGCCAGGCAGCCCAGAACGGCGGCGGCGCATTCATGTTGCCGTACTTCATTTCGCTATTGATCCTGGGCATCCCGCTGTGCTGGACCGAGTGGACCATGGGACGCTTCGGAGGCACGCGTGGATTCCACAGTGCGCCGGGGATCTTCTGTGTTCTGTGCCGAACGCCCAAAGCCCGCTACCTAAGCGTGTTCGCTTTGCTGATCCCGCTGGTCATCTACATGTACTACATCGTGATCGAAGCGTGGTGCCTGGCTTACGCTTGGAACTATGCAACGGGCGATCTGATGCTGGGCAAAGATAGCGCGGCGTACGAATCATTCTTTTCCGACTTTGTCGGCATCGGCGAAGACGGACACGCCTTCGGCGGCGGTGGATCGCCGCTATTGCTGTTCATCGCGATCACGTTCGTATTGAACTTCATCCTGATCTATCGCGGCGTCGCCAAAGGGATCGAGACCTTTTGCAAGTTCGCTATTCCACTGATGGTGGTTTGTGCATTGTGCGTTCTGGCACGGGTGCTGACCTTGCCGTCGGACCAGGTCAATGACGGACTGGGGTTCATGTGGAATCCGAAACCCGAAGCACTCACGGATCCGAAAACTTGGCTGGCCGCGTCCGGCCAAATTTTCTTCAGCCTGTCGGTGGGCTTCGGCGTCATCATCAACTACAGCAGTTACCTGACCAAGAAAGATGATGTCGTGCTGAGCGGGTTGACCGCATGCAGCATGAACGAATTTTTTGAAGTCTGCTTGGGCGGCCTGATCACTCTGCCCGCCGCATTCATCTTCTTGGGTGTCAGCGTGGCATCCTTCGGAACGTTCGGCCTTGGCTTCAACGCCCTGCCCAATGTGTTCGCCCAGATGTATGCGGGCCAACTGTTCGGTTTCTTGTGGTTCTTCATGCTGTTCCTTGCCGCAGTGACCAGCAGTCTATCTATGCTGCAACCGTTCATCGCTTTCCTGGAAGAAGGTTTCGACCTGGAACGTCACGCCAGCGCCACCCTGCTGGGAATCATTGCATTGGCGGGCTCGCTGTTTGTCGTCTACTTTTCCGCCGGCCTGAAAGCACTGGACACGTTTGATTTTTGGGTGGGCACGTTTTTGATCTTTGTTTTGGCGATGATCCAAGCGGTGGTGTATGGCTGGGTCTTTGGGATCGATCGTGGAGAGCACGAGGCACACATCGGCGCCCACATGCGGATCCCTCGATTCGTCCAACTGTTGCTGAAATACGTCGTTCCCGTTTACTTGGGCGTGATCTTTGTTGCGTTCTTTTTCCAAAACGTGCTGGACCGCAAAGACCCGGAAACGGGCGAGGTCATCCAGGGGTACTTCAGCACGATCATCCAGGACCGCGTCGCTTTGATGTCGGTCATCTTTTTGCTAGGGGTGACCGCCCTGTTGCTGGTGCTGATTCACTTGGCAGGTGCCCGCTGGTTGCAAAGCGGACGCCTTCAACGAGCTCTGGCCGATGAAGCGTCCACGGTCGCCGATCAACCGAAAGGAACGTCATGA
- a CDS encoding MotA/TolQ/ExbB proton channel family protein, with product MVLATSLFDIISNSTYLALAAVALWGIYCIVLVWTRVNQKRFVSEDEQDAYLDEVVPLLESGQFDAVLDHCEDDARAIPQMVELAVANRHFGLRRARQIMTDRFQRDVLSDLEYRLSWVGTVIKAAPMIGLFGTVFGMMGAFQTLATAETVEPSALAGDIRVALVTTASGLAIAIPLMILVANVNIRIAKMEDLVSSGVTRFFEAFKTGLSKETGRAA from the coding sequence ATGGTCCTCGCTACCTCACTTTTCGATATCATTTCGAACTCCACGTACTTGGCTCTGGCGGCGGTCGCGCTGTGGGGCATCTATTGCATCGTTCTGGTGTGGACTCGTGTCAACCAGAAGCGGTTCGTCAGCGAAGACGAACAGGATGCGTATCTGGACGAAGTCGTTCCGTTGTTGGAATCGGGGCAGTTCGACGCGGTGCTGGACCACTGTGAAGACGACGCTCGTGCAATTCCCCAAATGGTCGAATTGGCCGTGGCCAACCGGCATTTTGGTCTGCGTCGCGCCCGTCAAATCATGACCGACCGGTTCCAACGCGACGTGCTCAGCGACCTGGAGTATCGGCTCAGTTGGGTCGGCACGGTGATCAAGGCGGCCCCGATGATCGGTCTTTTCGGGACCGTGTTCGGGATGATGGGCGCATTCCAAACGTTGGCAACGGCCGAAACCGTCGAACCGTCGGCGCTGGCCGGCGATATTCGTGTCGCGTTGGTGACGACCGCCAGTGGTCTGGCGATTGCCATTCCGTTGATGATCCTGGTCGCCAACGTGAACATCCGAATCGCCAAAATGGAGGACTTGGTCAGTTCCGGTGTGACGCGATTCTTCGAAGCGTTCAAAACAGGACTGTCTAAAGAAACCGGTCGTGCCGCCTGA